One segment of Carya illinoinensis cultivar Pawnee chromosome 1, C.illinoinensisPawnee_v1, whole genome shotgun sequence DNA contains the following:
- the LOC122278791 gene encoding uncharacterized protein LOC122278791: protein MKDFRDVFDDCELRDLGYFGPPFTWCNKREPACSISERLDRVLSNHRWGLYYPMARVQHGVATYSDHLPIILRANEVHVQGRSKRPYRFEAMWVDSPDCKTIIENAWYEEQVADGCSAVMRKIKGCGEKLTSWNKSKFGHVRQGLQKARSKLKWLQSSDPCFQRRDEHSKARAAMQVWMEREEIMWRQRLKSLWLKEGDSNTRFFHNKATQRRKKNWIEGLRGENGDWKFNEE from the coding sequence ATGAAGGATTTTAGGGATGTCTTCGATGATTGTGAACTACGAGACCTTGGTTATTTTGGCCCTCCTTTCACTTGGTGTAATAAAAGAGAACCTGCCTGTAGTATTAGTGAGAGGTTGGATAGAGTCCTCTCTAATCATAGATGGGGATTGTATTATCCTATGGCTCGAGTCCAACATGGTGTTGCTACATACTCAGATCACTTGCCTATTATTCTAAGAGCTAATGAGGTACATGTGCAAGGAAGAAGTAAGAGACCTTATAGGTTTGAGGCAATGTGGGTGGATTCACCTGATTGTAAGACTATTATAGAGAATGCCTGGTATGAGGAACAAGTTGCTGATGGCTGCAGTGCTGTGATGAGAAAGATCAAAGGCTGTGGAGAAAAGCTTACTTCCTGGAACAAGTCTAAGTTTGGGCATGTGAGGCAAGGTTTACAGAAAGCTAGATCCAAATTGAAGTGGTTGCAGTCTAGTGATCCCTGTTTTCAAAGAAGAGATGAGCATAGCAAGGCACGAGCAGCAATGCAAGTTTGGATGGAAAGAGAGGAAATCATGTGGAGACAAAGATTGAAATCCTtatggttgaaagaaggggatTCAAATACCAGGTTTTTTCACAATAAGGCTACtcagagaaggaagaaaaactGGATAGAGGGACTAAGGGGGGAGAATGGAGATTGGAAATTTAATGAGGAGTGA